In Accipiter gentilis chromosome 22, bAccGen1.1, whole genome shotgun sequence, the following are encoded in one genomic region:
- the INSM2 gene encoding insulinoma-associated protein 2, translated as MPRGFLVKRSRRPGGSYRARPRERDPDRDPPPAPPPPQPPAAGGSPAARQGEEEEGAAAAAAACPATWPPPGGGGGGGGGCGGPGLAPPEGPAAWGAAGPCSAAGPRAALFERCLSSPASAESFPLAASFPPAEKLLLQPRTPLPAPPPPPPPPVPALKRPSRAKAPAKKAKATRKLSFADEVTTSPVLGLRIKEEGPEGRPGPGPGPPAGRTPLGEFICQLCKEQYADPLALAQHRCSRIVRVEYRCPECHKIFSCPANLASHRRWHKPRPGPSADGSSAAAAAAAAAPPGKENSPERRPRGPAAPPPQPPPPRQHRGGADSAGGAPAPPGPGPGPAPGPAGGPGGEAFACPCCQKRFRRQAYLRKHLGTHGAARPAAYGPPERGQLAFACHLCGARFPSADIRDKHRLWHAVREELLLPPPPPPPPPPPPSAGPPEGGAAGGERQGFPCKHCPATFFSAPGLARHASKCHPPESRQVLLLQVPVRPGC; from the exons atgCCGCGCGGCTTCCTCGTCAAGCGCAGCCGGCGCCCCGGCGGCTCCTACCGGGCGCGCCCGCGGGAGCGGGACCCGGACCGggacccgccgcccgccccgccgccgccccagcCGCCCGCGGCcgggggcagccccgccgccaggcagggg gaggaggaggagggcgccgccgccgccgccgccgcttgcCCCGCGACGTGgcccccccccggcggcggcggcggcggcggcggcggctgcggcggccccGGGCTCGCCCCGCCGGAGGGGCCGGCCGCctggggggcggccgggccctgCAGCGCCGCGGGGCCGCGGGCGGCTCTCTTCGAGCGGTGCCTCAGCTCCCCCGCCTCCGCCGAGTCCTTCCCCCTGGCCGCCTCCTTCCCGCCGGCCGAgaaactgctgctgcagccccgcacgccgctgcccgccccgccgccgccgccgccgccgccggtgcccGCGCTGAAGCGGCCGTCGCGGGCCAAGGCGCcggccaagaaggccaaggcCACGCGGAAGCTCAGCTTCGCCGACGAGGTGACCACCTCGCCCGTGCTGGGGCTGCGCATCAAGGAGGAGGGGCCCGAGGGccgaccggggccggggccggggccgccggcggggcgcACGCCGCTGGGCGAGTTCATCTGCCAGCTGTGCAAGGAGCAGTACGCGGACCCGCTGGCGCTGGCCCAGCACCGCTGCTCCCGCATCGTGCGCGTCGAGTACCGCTGCCCCGAGTGCCACAAGATCTTCAGCTGCCCCGCCAACCTGGCCTCGCACCGCCGCTGGCACAAgccgcggcccggccccagcGCCGACGGCtcctctgccgccgccgccgccgccgccgccgccccgccgggcaaGGAGAACAGCCCcgagcggcggccccgcggccccgccgcgcccccgccccagccgccgccgccccgtcaGCACCGCGGCGGCGCGGACAGCGCCGGcggcgccccggccccccccggccccggccccggccccgctcccggccccgcgggcggccccggcggggaggCGTTCGCCTGCCCCTGCTGCCAGAAGCGGTTCCGGCGGCAGGCCTACCTCCGCAAGCACCTGGGCACCCacggggcggcgcggcccgccgCCTACGGCCCGCCGGAGCGCGGGCAGCTCGCCTTCGCCTGCCACCTCTGCGGCGCCCGCTTCCCCTCGGCGGACATCAGGGACAAGCACCGGCTGTGGCACGCCGTGcgggaggagctgctgctgccgccgccgccgccgccgccgccgccgccgccgccgtcggcCGGGCCCCCcgagggcggcgcggcgggcggcgagcGGCAGGGCTTCCCCTGCAAGCACTGCCCCGCCACCTTCTTCAGCGCGCCCGGGCTGGCGCGGCACGCCAGCAAGTGCCACCCGCCGGAGAGCAGGCAGGTCCTGCTGCTCCAGGTGCCCGTCCGGCCGGGCTGCTag